The following coding sequences are from one Natrarchaeobaculum sulfurireducens window:
- a CDS encoding RtcB family protein: protein MSNLTFEANGITLEQVREHVWEIPQEGEMRVPARVLASESLLEEISEDKTLEQLKNTTHLPGITNYAICMPDGHQGYGFPVGGVGAIDAENGCISPGAVGYDINCGVRMMKTNLTYDELQGNEAELVDSLFANVPSGLGGGGIVEADIDTVDEILARGVDWALEHGHAVEEDLLHCEDEGMREEADPSKVTQKAKDRGKNQIGSLGSGNHFLEVQRVTDVFDDEVGEAYGLEEDQIVVLIHCGSRGLGHQTCNDYLRKIEKQHQGLLNQLPDKELAAAPAGSQLAEDYYGAMNAAINFAWVNRQLIMHRTRKVFERVFDRSWEEMEMHLLYDVAHNIAKKETHIVDGEERDLYVHRKGATRAFPAGHPDVPKAYRDVGQPVIIPGSMGAGNYVLRGGEHSMERTFGSTAHGAGRLMSRTQAKNEFWGGDVQQQLEEQDKIYVKAQSGATVAEEAPGVYKDVDEVVSVSDDLGIGDKVARTFPVCNIKG from the coding sequence ATGAGTAACCTCACGTTCGAGGCAAACGGCATCACGCTCGAGCAGGTGCGTGAACACGTCTGGGAGATCCCCCAGGAAGGAGAGATGCGCGTCCCTGCGCGCGTCCTTGCGAGCGAGTCCTTGCTCGAGGAGATTTCCGAGGACAAGACCCTCGAGCAACTGAAAAACACGACCCATCTGCCGGGGATCACGAACTATGCGATCTGTATGCCCGACGGCCACCAGGGGTATGGCTTCCCGGTCGGGGGAGTCGGCGCGATCGACGCCGAAAACGGCTGCATTTCGCCGGGCGCGGTCGGCTACGACATCAATTGTGGTGTCAGGATGATGAAAACGAACCTGACCTACGACGAGCTCCAGGGGAACGAAGCGGAACTCGTCGACTCGCTGTTCGCCAACGTTCCCTCGGGACTGGGTGGCGGTGGCATCGTCGAGGCCGATATCGACACCGTCGACGAGATCCTCGCCCGCGGGGTTGACTGGGCGCTCGAGCACGGTCACGCCGTCGAAGAGGACCTGCTACACTGCGAGGACGAGGGGATGCGCGAGGAGGCAGACCCCTCGAAGGTCACTCAGAAGGCGAAAGACCGCGGAAAGAACCAGATCGGTTCACTCGGGTCGGGGAATCACTTCCTCGAGGTCCAGCGCGTGACCGACGTCTTCGACGACGAGGTGGGCGAGGCCTATGGGCTCGAGGAGGACCAGATCGTCGTCCTGATCCACTGCGGCTCGCGTGGACTGGGCCACCAGACCTGCAACGATTACCTGCGCAAGATCGAAAAACAGCATCAGGGGCTGTTGAACCAGTTGCCGGATAAAGAACTCGCGGCCGCGCCCGCGGGCTCGCAACTCGCGGAAGACTACTACGGGGCGATGAACGCGGCGATCAACTTCGCATGGGTCAACCGCCAGCTGATCATGCATCGCACGCGAAAGGTCTTCGAGCGGGTGTTCGATCGGTCCTGGGAGGAGATGGAGATGCACCTGCTGTATGACGTGGCCCACAACATCGCGAAAAAAGAGACGCATATTGTCGACGGCGAAGAGCGCGACCTCTACGTCCACCGCAAGGGGGCGACGCGGGCCTTCCCGGCAGGGCATCCCGACGTCCCGAAGGCCTACCGCGACGTGGGCCAGCCCGTGATCATCCCCGGCAGCATGGGCGCGGGCAACTACGTCCTTCGAGGTGGCGAGCACTCGATGGAGCGGACGTTTGGCTCGACGGCCCACGGCGCGGGACGCCTGATGAGTCGCACGCAGGCGAAAAACGAGTTTTGGGGCGGCGACGTCCAGCAACAGCTCGAAGAGCAGGATAAGATCTACGTCAAAGCCCAGTCAGGCGCGACCGTCGCCGAGGAGGCCCCCGGCGTCTACAAGGACGTCGACGAGGTCGTCAGCGTCTCGGACGACCTCGGCATCGGCGACAAGGTCGCCCGGACGTTCCCTGTCTGTAACATCAAGGGCTAA
- the moaA gene encoding GTP 3',8-cyclase MoaA has product MLTDEFGREVTGVRVSLTDRCNFDCVYCHNEGLGDTRGPMDPQDDEMSTDDVVRFLEVAAEFDVRAVKFTGGEPMLRQDLEEIIARTPDTMEVSLTTNGTFLPGRAEALVDAGLERVNVSQDALDREQFAAVTQSGAYDKVLEGVDAALAAGLDPVKLNMVVFQHTAGYVPEMVDHVAENDGLQLQLIQYMPELTGKPEWNIDIDRVHDWLAERADEIEHREMHNRRRYWVGGSDAADGDESGSEPDSRGMVEIVDPVENPTFCANCHRVRVTHDGYLKGCLNRNDDLKPMGEMTRPEIREAFRDVVANRVPFYGEYMVRNGDGEWELNEKYVDEYAEV; this is encoded by the coding sequence ATGCTCACCGACGAGTTCGGACGCGAGGTTACGGGGGTTCGCGTCTCGCTCACCGATCGGTGCAACTTCGATTGCGTCTACTGCCACAACGAAGGACTGGGCGACACCCGCGGGCCGATGGATCCCCAAGACGACGAGATGTCGACCGACGACGTCGTCAGGTTTCTCGAGGTCGCCGCCGAGTTCGACGTGCGCGCGGTCAAGTTCACCGGCGGCGAACCGATGCTCCGTCAGGACCTAGAGGAAATCATCGCCCGAACGCCGGATACGATGGAAGTCTCGCTCACGACCAACGGTACGTTCCTTCCCGGACGGGCCGAAGCCCTCGTCGACGCTGGCCTCGAACGGGTAAACGTCTCTCAGGACGCCCTCGACCGCGAGCAGTTCGCCGCGGTCACCCAGAGCGGAGCCTACGACAAGGTGCTCGAGGGCGTCGATGCCGCGCTCGCGGCCGGACTCGACCCGGTCAAACTCAACATGGTCGTCTTCCAGCACACGGCCGGCTACGTCCCCGAAATGGTCGACCACGTCGCCGAGAACGATGGGTTGCAACTCCAGTTGATTCAGTACATGCCCGAACTAACGGGCAAGCCGGAGTGGAACATCGACATCGACCGTGTTCACGACTGGCTGGCTGAACGAGCCGACGAGATCGAACATCGCGAGATGCACAACCGCAGGCGATACTGGGTCGGCGGGAGCGACGCAGCCGACGGCGACGAATCCGGGTCCGAGCCCGACAGCAGGGGAATGGTAGAGATCGTCGATCCCGTCGAGAATCCGACGTTCTGTGCGAACTGCCACCGGGTTCGTGTCACCCACGACGGCTACCTCAAAGGCTGTCTCAACCGCAACGACGACCTGAAGCCGATGGGCGAGATGACCAGACCCGAGATCCGCGAGGCGTTTCGCGACGTGGTCGCCAATCGAGTTCCCTTCTACGGCGAGTACATGGTCCGCAACGGCGACGGCGAGTGGGAACTAAACGAGAAGTACGTCGACGAGTACGCCGAGGTCTAA
- a CDS encoding 30S ribosomal protein S13, translating into MSEEAPQEQQDDDDLQYFIRIGQTDLDGTKSVERSLSELNGIGRRTARIIAEEADVNRTATFGALEQDVIDEVVELVENYADEVPDWLNNRQKDFYTGETTHEIGNDLQLTRQHDINRMKMIDSYRGVRHKRGQKVRGQRTKSTGRTEGTIGVNVEEIREEAEEGGEGDE; encoded by the coding sequence ATGAGCGAGGAAGCACCTCAAGAACAACAGGACGACGACGATCTTCAGTACTTCATCCGGATCGGTCAGACCGACCTGGATGGGACGAAGTCCGTCGAGCGCTCGCTCTCGGAGCTGAACGGGATCGGTCGACGGACCGCCCGGATCATCGCCGAGGAGGCGGACGTAAACCGAACAGCGACGTTCGGTGCGCTCGAACAGGACGTCATTGACGAGGTCGTCGAACTCGTAGAGAACTACGCCGACGAAGTCCCCGACTGGCTCAACAACCGCCAGAAGGACTTCTACACCGGCGAAACGACCCACGAGATCGGGAACGATCTCCAGTTGACCCGCCAACACGACATCAACCGGATGAAGATGATCGACTCCTACCGCGGCGTCCGCCACAAGCGCGGCCAGAAGGTCCGCGGACAGCGGACGAAGTCCACCGGTCGTACGGAGGGCACCATCGGAGTCAATGTCGAAGAGATCCGAGAAGAAGCCGAAGAAGGCGGCGAGGGTGACGAATAA
- a CDS encoding 30S ribosomal protein S4, with product MPIGTKTKQYETPNHPYQGERIANEHSLLDRYGLSNKEELWRAQSELRSYRREARDLLGQAQGDETVVQRSAEFLGRLKRVGILDEADELGDVLSLEIEDVLERRLQTVAYRKGLANTPQQARQFITHGHVVIGEQRHRVPSYVVDVDEESLVAFDENSPLADELHPERAEGQ from the coding sequence ATGCCGATCGGAACGAAGACCAAGCAGTACGAGACGCCGAATCACCCCTACCAGGGTGAACGCATCGCGAACGAACACTCGCTTCTCGACCGCTACGGGCTCTCGAACAAAGAAGAACTCTGGCGTGCACAGTCCGAGCTTCGCTCCTACCGACGCGAAGCTCGTGACCTGCTCGGCCAGGCCCAGGGCGACGAAACCGTTGTCCAGCGCTCTGCGGAGTTCCTCGGACGCCTCAAGCGCGTCGGCATCCTCGACGAGGCCGACGAACTCGGCGACGTCCTCTCACTCGAGATCGAAGACGTCCTCGAGCGCCGTCTCCAGACGGTCGCCTACCGCAAAGGGCTGGCGAACACGCCACAGCAGGCGCGCCAGTTCATCACGCACGGCCACGTCGTGATCGGCGAGCAGCGACACCGGGTTCCGTCGTACGTCGTCGACGTCGACGAAGAAAGTCTCGTCGCGTTCGACGAGAACAGCCCGCTCGCGGACGAACTCCACCCAGAACGTGCGGAGGGTCAGTAA
- a CDS encoding 30S ribosomal protein S11, with protein MSQDDDKWGIAHVHASFNNTIMTVTDLTGAETIAKSSGGTAVKQNRDEASPYAAMQMADSIAEEVKAAGITGLHVRVRGPGGNLQKSPGPGAQATIRALARAGIEIGRIEDVTPIPHDGSRAPKGKGGY; from the coding sequence ATGAGCCAGGACGACGACAAGTGGGGAATCGCCCACGTACACGCATCGTTCAACAACACCATCATGACCGTGACCGACCTCACGGGCGCGGAGACGATCGCGAAGTCCTCCGGTGGGACGGCGGTCAAGCAAAACCGCGACGAGGCGTCGCCGTACGCAGCCATGCAGATGGCCGACTCGATCGCCGAAGAGGTCAAAGCAGCCGGCATCACAGGCCTGCACGTCCGCGTGCGTGGCCCCGGCGGCAACTTACAGAAGTCCCCCGGTCCGGGTGCACAGGCGACGATCCGTGCACTCGCACGCGCCGGTATCGAGATCGGTCGTATCGAAGACGTGACGCCGATCCCACACGACGGATCGCGCGCACCGAAAGGCAAGGGCGGCTACTAG
- a CDS encoding DNA-directed RNA polymerase subunit D, giving the protein MTAEYDVEFVEREDRETRFLVRGVTPAFANGIRRAMIADVPTMAIDTVRFVENSSVMFDEQLALRLGLVPLTTPPEGEFGEDDVVTLSIDVEGPGTAYSGDLVSSDDLVQPADENVPIIDLKDGQRLEAEADATIDRGKNHAKHQGGVAVGYRHLQRVEVVGELSEFEEPEAQMVRGVIEDGDELVPTSEFDHDLSKRYPGKELEVEDVPNAFVFHVETDGSFTVDELVTRAADTIETRAIELEEAVQL; this is encoded by the coding sequence ATGACGGCTGAGTACGACGTCGAGTTTGTCGAACGCGAGGATCGTGAGACACGGTTCCTCGTCCGCGGCGTGACGCCCGCGTTCGCCAACGGTATCCGTCGCGCGATGATCGCCGACGTGCCGACGATGGCGATCGACACCGTCCGGTTCGTCGAGAACTCGTCGGTGATGTTCGACGAGCAACTCGCACTCCGACTCGGGCTCGTCCCACTGACGACCCCGCCGGAAGGCGAGTTCGGCGAGGACGACGTTGTCACGCTCTCGATCGACGTCGAAGGGCCGGGCACCGCCTACTCGGGCGACCTCGTCTCGAGCGACGACCTCGTCCAGCCGGCCGACGAGAACGTCCCGATCATCGACCTCAAAGACGGCCAGCGACTCGAGGCCGAAGCCGACGCCACCATCGACCGTGGGAAAAACCACGCGAAACACCAGGGTGGCGTCGCAGTCGGCTACCGACATCTCCAGCGTGTGGAGGTCGTCGGTGAGCTGTCGGAGTTCGAAGAGCCCGAGGCCCAGATGGTCCGCGGTGTAATCGAAGACGGTGACGAACTCGTTCCGACGAGCGAGTTCGATCACGACCTCTCGAAGCGGTATCCGGGCAAAGAACTCGAGGTCGAAGACGTTCCGAACGCCTTCGTCTTCCACGTCGAGACTGACGGATCGTTCACCGTCGACGAACTCGTCACGCGGGCTGCTGACACGATCGAAACCCGCGCGATCGAACTCGAAGAAGCAGTACAGTTGTAA
- a CDS encoding 50S ribosomal protein L18e, with protein sequence MSSKTNPRLNDLIAELKSTSRETDADVWRDVADRLEKPRANHAEVNLGRIERYAREEETVVVPGKVLGSGALQKSVTVAAVDFSSSAETKIEQTGTPVSLEQLLEENPDGAGVRVIA encoded by the coding sequence ATGAGTAGCAAGACCAATCCGAGGCTCAACGACCTCATCGCCGAGCTGAAGTCGACGTCCCGCGAGACGGACGCCGACGTCTGGCGAGACGTCGCGGATCGACTCGAGAAGCCCCGGGCGAACCACGCCGAGGTAAACCTGGGTCGGATCGAACGGTACGCACGCGAAGAAGAGACCGTCGTCGTTCCCGGCAAAGTGCTGGGATCCGGCGCGCTGCAGAAGTCAGTGACCGTTGCTGCGGTCGACTTCTCCTCGTCAGCCGAGACGAAGATCGAACAAACCGGTACACCGGTATCGCTCGAGCAATTGCTCGAAGAGAACCCCGATGGTGCGGGCGTACGGGTGATCGCATGA
- a CDS encoding 50S ribosomal protein L13: protein MNLAEFDADVVVDARDCILGRVASEVAQRALNGERVAIVNAEDAVITGDKEDVFDTYRTRIQLGSDRGPYYPKRPDTIFKRAVRGMLPYKKTRGREAFENVRVYVGNPYEDDREAEVVEGTSLDRLSNIRFVHLGEVSEQLGANVTW, encoded by the coding sequence ATGAATCTCGCAGAGTTCGACGCGGACGTCGTCGTCGACGCTCGTGACTGCATCCTTGGACGTGTCGCAAGCGAGGTCGCCCAGCGCGCCCTCAACGGCGAGCGCGTCGCGATCGTCAACGCCGAAGACGCTGTCATCACGGGCGACAAAGAGGACGTCTTCGACACCTACCGAACGCGGATCCAGCTCGGATCCGACCGAGGTCCGTACTACCCCAAGCGGCCGGACACGATCTTCAAGCGTGCCGTCCGCGGGATGTTGCCGTACAAGAAGACACGCGGTCGCGAGGCGTTCGAGAACGTTCGCGTCTACGTCGGCAACCCGTACGAAGACGACCGCGAAGCCGAGGTCGTCGAGGGTACCTCGCTGGACCGACTTTCGAACATCCGCTTCGTCCACCTGGGCGAAGTCTCCGAACAACTCGGTGCTAACGTCACATGGTAA
- a CDS encoding 30S ribosomal protein S9: MVTNTSGKKKTAVARATVREGEGRVRINSKPVELVEPEMSRLKMLEPFRIVGEDLRSEMDIDVSVDGGGISGQADAVRTAIARGIVQHTNDAELRDAFMEFDRSLLVNDVRQSEPKKWGGPGARARYQKSYR, encoded by the coding sequence ATGGTAACGAACACGAGTGGCAAGAAGAAGACGGCCGTCGCTCGCGCAACGGTGCGCGAAGGCGAAGGCCGCGTACGAATCAACTCCAAGCCAGTCGAACTCGTCGAGCCAGAGATGTCACGGCTCAAGATGCTCGAGCCGTTCCGCATCGTCGGCGAGGACCTGCGCAGCGAGATGGACATCGACGTCAGCGTCGACGGTGGCGGGATCAGCGGCCAGGCAGACGCCGTCCGAACCGCCATCGCACGCGGGATCGTCCAGCATACGAACGACGCCGAACTCCGTGACGCGTTCATGGAGTTCGACCGGTCGCTGCTGGTCAACGACGTTCGTCAGTCCGAACCGAAAAAGTGGGGCGGCCCAGGCGCTCGGGCACGCTACCAGAAGTCCTACCGCTGA
- a CDS encoding DNA-directed RNA polymerase subunit N, with the protein MMVPVRCFTCGNVVGEHWEAFDERANEGDEDPQKVLDELGVDRYCCRRMLVSHSDLVDVVSPYQ; encoded by the coding sequence ATGATGGTACCGGTTCGGTGTTTCACCTGTGGTAACGTCGTCGGCGAACACTGGGAAGCGTTCGACGAACGAGCGAACGAGGGCGACGAGGACCCCCAGAAGGTCCTCGATGAACTCGGCGTCGACCGGTACTGCTGCCGGCGCATGCTCGTTTCACACAGCGACCTCGTCGACGTCGTCTCCCCGTACCAGTAA
- a CDS encoding DNA-directed RNA polymerase subunit K has product MQQQRHNRYEKARILGARALQVSYGAPVLVETDQSEPILIAAEEYDAGALPFTVKRGYDRK; this is encoded by the coding sequence ATGCAACAGCAACGTCACAACCGATACGAGAAAGCACGAATCCTCGGTGCGAGAGCACTGCAGGTTTCCTACGGGGCACCGGTGCTGGTCGAGACGGATCAGTCCGAGCCGATCCTGATCGCCGCCGAAGAGTACGACGCGGGCGCGTTGCCCTTTACCGTCAAGCGGGGATACGATCGGAAATGA
- the eno gene encoding phosphopyruvate hydratase, whose product MTLITDVRLRRILDSRGNPTVEADVLTESGGFGRAAAPSGASTGEYEAVERPPSEAIATARERAVPRLVGEAYAGNQREVDAILHAADGTDDFSEIGANSAVAISMAAAKAGADVLGAPLFQHLGGAFRGDNFPVPLGNVIGGGEHAADATDIQEFLVAPVGAPNVADAVFANAAAHAAVADLLEERGVPSGKGDEGAWAPSIDDSEAFEIVDEAVSRVEDEVGFEVAFGLDVAAAEMYDAESETYEYDSAGESRDTDEQIAYIAELVDEYDLVYVEDPLDENDYEAFADLTDEVGERTLICGDDLFVTNTERLREGIDRGAANSILIKPNQIGTLTDAFDAIELATKSGYDSIVSHRSGETEDATIAHLAVATDAPFIKTGAVGGERTAKLNELIRIADDAT is encoded by the coding sequence ATGACGCTGATTACCGACGTTCGACTCCGGCGCATCCTCGACTCGCGTGGCAACCCGACGGTCGAAGCCGACGTGCTCACCGAGAGCGGTGGCTTCGGTCGGGCAGCTGCACCCAGCGGTGCCAGCACTGGCGAGTACGAAGCCGTCGAACGACCGCCGAGCGAGGCGATTGCAACGGCTCGAGAACGCGCCGTTCCGCGACTGGTCGGTGAGGCGTACGCCGGAAATCAGCGAGAGGTCGACGCGATCTTACACGCTGCAGACGGCACGGATGACTTCTCGGAGATCGGTGCCAACAGTGCGGTCGCCATCTCGATGGCTGCCGCGAAAGCCGGTGCCGATGTGCTGGGCGCGCCGCTGTTCCAGCACCTCGGTGGCGCGTTCCGCGGCGACAACTTCCCGGTCCCGCTCGGGAACGTCATCGGCGGTGGTGAACACGCCGCCGACGCGACGGACATCCAGGAGTTCCTCGTCGCGCCAGTCGGCGCACCGAACGTCGCCGATGCCGTCTTTGCGAACGCCGCTGCACACGCCGCCGTCGCCGATCTACTCGAGGAGCGCGGTGTTCCCTCGGGCAAAGGCGACGAGGGTGCGTGGGCACCATCGATCGACGACAGCGAGGCGTTCGAGATCGTCGATGAGGCGGTCTCGCGCGTCGAAGACGAGGTCGGTTTCGAGGTGGCCTTCGGGCTGGACGTCGCGGCCGCCGAGATGTACGATGCAGAATCGGAGACCTACGAGTACGACTCCGCGGGTGAGAGCCGCGACACCGACGAACAGATCGCCTACATCGCAGAACTCGTCGACGAGTACGATCTCGTCTACGTGGAAGATCCCCTCGACGAAAACGACTACGAGGCGTTCGCTGATCTCACCGACGAAGTCGGTGAGCGGACGCTGATCTGTGGCGACGACCTGTTCGTCACCAACACGGAGCGACTCCGCGAGGGAATCGACCGCGGTGCGGCCAACAGCATCCTGATCAAGCCAAACCAGATCGGGACGCTTACGGACGCCTTCGATGCGATCGAACTCGCGACCAAAAGCGGCTACGACTCGATCGTCTCTCACCGCTCGGGCGAAACCGAGGACGCAACGATCGCACACCTCGCCGTCGCGACCGACGCCCCGTTCATCAAGACGGGTGCCGTCGGCGGCGAGCGAACCGCCAAGCTCAACGAGCTCATCAGAATCGCAGACGACGCGACATGA
- the rpsB gene encoding 30S ribosomal protein S2, with protein sequence MTDDNATQEGLDAAEEEVDEEPAEGAGPAAEEDVESVDEQPAEAEEADAEPADEEVEDEGPTLDDDVMSDEEADLLIPVEDYLGAGVHIGTQQKTKDMERFIHRVRTDGLYVLDVSKTDGRIRTAADFLSNYTPEQILVTSSRQYGRFPAEKFAEAVGARARTGRFIPGTLTNPKYDGYIEPDVVVVTDPIGDAQAVKEAITVGIPVIAMCDSNNQVSNVDLVVPTNNKGRKALSVVYWLLANEVLDRRGAEPSYALEDFESLV encoded by the coding sequence ATGACAGACGACAACGCAACCCAGGAAGGGCTCGACGCCGCCGAAGAAGAGGTGGACGAGGAGCCGGCCGAAGGGGCCGGTCCCGCCGCCGAGGAGGACGTCGAGTCGGTAGACGAACAGCCCGCCGAGGCCGAGGAGGCCGACGCAGAACCAGCCGACGAGGAGGTCGAAGACGAGGGGCCGACTCTCGACGACGACGTCATGAGCGACGAGGAGGCAGACCTCCTCATCCCCGTCGAAGACTACCTCGGTGCCGGTGTCCACATCGGTACCCAGCAAAAGACCAAGGACATGGAGCGGTTCATCCACCGCGTCCGCACCGACGGTCTCTACGTGCTGGACGTCTCGAAGACCGACGGCCGCATCCGCACGGCTGCGGACTTCCTCTCGAATTACACGCCAGAGCAGATCCTGGTCACTTCGAGCCGCCAGTACGGTCGCTTCCCGGCCGAGAAGTTCGCCGAAGCCGTGGGCGCTCGCGCCCGCACCGGCCGCTTCATCCCCGGCACGCTCACGAACCCGAAATACGACGGCTACATCGAACCCGACGTCGTCGTCGTCACTGACCCGATCGGTGACGCACAGGCCGTCAAGGAGGCCATCACCGTGGGCATCCCGGTCATCGCGATGTGTGACTCGAACAACCAGGTCAGTAACGTCGACCTCGTCGTCCCGACGAACAACAAGGGTCGCAAGGCCCTCTCGGTCGTCTACTGGCTGCTCGCCAACGAAGTCCTCGACCGCCGCGGTGCCGAGCCGTCCTACGCGCTCGAAGACTTCGAGAGTCTGGTCTGA